In Vigna unguiculata cultivar IT97K-499-35 chromosome 3, ASM411807v1, whole genome shotgun sequence, a single genomic region encodes these proteins:
- the LOC114177814 gene encoding F-box/kelch-repeat protein At1g55270-like → MDRVIQPPLVDTTACLCRVDTGLKTVAGAKRYVPGTKLCLRPDIKPSIHPTRNKPARGDRSRNQSPLLPGLPDDLAIACLIRVPRVEHRKLRLVCKRWYRLLVGNFFYSLRKSLGIAEEWIYVIKRDRDGKISWHAFDPVYQLWQPLPPVPREYSGALGFGCAVLNGCHLYLFGGKDPLKGSMRRVIFYSARTNKWHRAPDMLRRRHFFGSCVINNCLYVAGGENEGVHRSLRSAEVYDPNKNRWSFISDMSTAMVPFIGVVYDGKWFLKGLGPHQQVLSEVYQPENDSWYPIYDGMVSGWRNPSTTLNGKLYALDCKDGCKVRVYDEVTDSWSKHIDSKMHLGSSRALEAAALVPLNGKLCIIRNNMSISLVDVSKLEDLKGSSAEQLWETIAGKGQFKTLVTNLWSSLAGRNRLKSHIVHCQILQA, encoded by the coding sequence ATGCAGAGTAGATACGGGCCTGAAAACTGTTGCTGGAGCAAAGAGGTATGTCCCTGGAACGAAGCTCTGTCTTCGGCCTGATATAAAGCCATCTATTCACCCAACTAGAAACAAGCCAGCACGTGGTGACAGAAGCCGCAATCAATCCCCACTACTTCCAGGACTCCCTGATGATCTAGCTATTGCATGCCTAATTCGTGTCCCCCGTGTGGAGCATCGCAAACTCCGGCTAGTCTGCAAAAGATGGTACCGTCTTTTGGTCGGTAACTTCTTTTATTCTCTCCGCAAGAGTCTTGGAATTGCAGAAGAATGGATATATGTTATTAAGAGGGACAGAGACGGGAAAATCTCATGGCATGCCTTTGATCCTGTGTACCAACTGTGGCAACCCCTGCCACCTGTTCCAAGGGAATATTCTGGAGCTCTTGGTTTTGGCTGTGCTGTTCTCAATGGCTGTCACCTGTACTTGTTTGGTGGGAAGGACCCTCTAAAGGGATCCATGAGACGCGTCATATTTTACAGTGCTAGGACAAATAAGTGGCACCGTGCCCCAGATATGCTTCGAAGGCGGCACTTCTTTGGCTCCTGTGTCATAAACAATTGCCTCTACGTGGCTGGTGGGGAGAATGAGGGTGTGCACCGATCCTTGAGATCAGCTGAAGTGTATGATCCCAACAAGAATAGATGGTCGTTTATTTCAGATATGAGCACTGCAATGGTGCCTTTCATAGGAGTTGTCTACGATGGGAAGTGGTTCCTCAAGGGACTTGGTCCTCACCAGCAGGTTCTGAGTGAGGTCTACCAGCCAGAGAATGATAGCTGGTACCCCATTTATGATGGAATGGTTTCTGGCTGGAGGAACCCTAGCACTACCCTAAATGGAAAGCTCTATGCCTTGGACTGCAAGGATGGCTGCAAAGTTAGGGTTTATGATGAGGTCACCGATTCATGGAGCAAGCATATTGACAGTAAAATGCATTTGGGGAGCTCTCGGGCTTTGGAGGCTGCGGCTCTTGTTCCCCTGAATGGGAAACTCTGCATCATCCGGAATAATATGAGCATTTCTCTGGTTGATGTTTCAAAACTTGAAGATTTGAAAGGATCTTCCGCAGAACAGTTATGGGAAACTATTGCTGGGAAAGGCCAGTTCAAGACATTGGTCACAAATCTGTGGTCTAGCCTTGCCGGGAGAAACCGACTCAAAAGTCACATAGTTCACTGTCAGATTCTTCAAGCTTAG